ATGATTGCTGATGGTGTAAAAGCCTGTAAATATTTTTCTTCAAAAGGAATCAGAACCAATGTTACCTTAGTCTTTTCTGCCGGACAAGCATTATTAGCTGCAAAAGCCGGCGCTACTTATGTTTCGCCGTTTTTAGGAAGATTAGATGATATTTCGACAGACGGAATGCATTTAATTGCAGAGATTAGGGAAATTTACGATAATTATGATTATCAAACCCAGATTCTCTCAGCTTCGATCAGACATACAATGCATATCGTAAATTGTGCAAAAGTAGGCTCAGATGTTATGACCGGACCTCTTTCTGCAATTAAAGGATTATTGAAACATCCATTAACCGATATTGGGCTTAATCAATTTATTGAAGATGCAAAAAAAATGAATTTATAAAGTTCTTTTTACCGATTTTAATAAGTTTATACCATTACCAAAGCTCCTTTTAAATCTAATTTGAAAGGAGTTTTTTGCGTTTTATCAACAACCGATTGCTCCTTACGTTATTTTGGTTTCTTTTTTCTTGTAAAAAGGAGCAGAATAACAACCAGTTAGGGGTTAATAGTGAGTTGTTCTGTATTTGCCTTCTTTATTTTAACAATATTTTTACTTTAAAAAAGATGCTCGTTATCCAATAGAGGTGCAATTTGGTTGGCTTTTTTTGTTTTATGTTTTTTTTAGCTAAATCTGTAAAACGCTATAATATCATTAAAATTAGAATTGAAATCAATTGTAATGATGTGTATTATATATTATTTTGGTAAATTAATTGTGTACACTGTTTTTTATCTGGTGCTTTATTGTCAATTCTTGAAAAAAAATATCAAACAACCGATTGTGTATTGGTTGTTTTTTTTATATTTGTTATTAATACACTTATTAACTA
This genomic stretch from uncultured Flavobacterium sp. harbors:
- the fsa gene encoding fructose-6-phosphate aldolase, which gives rise to MKFFIDTANLEDIKEAQSLGVLDGVTTNPSLMAKEGITGKDNILKHYLAICNIVDGDVSAEVISTDFDGMIREGEELAGLHPQIVVKLPMIADGVKACKYFSSKGIRTNVTLVFSAGQALLAAKAGATYVSPFLGRLDDISTDGMHLIAEIREIYDNYDYQTQILSASIRHTMHIVNCAKVGSDVMTGPLSAIKGLLKHPLTDIGLNQFIEDAKKMNL